One genomic region from Leguminivora glycinivorella isolate SPB_JAAS2020 chromosome 8, LegGlyc_1.1, whole genome shotgun sequence encodes:
- the LOC125228692 gene encoding uncharacterized protein LOC125228692, with protein sequence MERLRSSVEQNILLTWGHRQTASVQSPIQSDRLWQQPTNMLNSTGGGVQRPVEKWKKVWADMKTKTKSKALKIKKHLSDTGGGPHGRLRLSELEEWVLTVMGVACVTGHAHIAERGLSQTHSMQGTVDSEARNTTRLQVLTLMMMHNYLENQRNPSRSLGRLRLQIVRFPVRLDPYLTLTHGVQYREL encoded by the exons atggaGCGTTTGCGATCAAGCGTCGAACAAAATATTCTCCTTACATGGGGACATCGCCAGACCGCAAGCGTCCAAAGCCCAATCCAAAGCGACCGTTTGTGGCAGCAGCCAACAAATATGCTCAATTCCACTGGCGGTGGTGTTCAGAGACCCGTCGAAAAATGGAAGAAA gtATGGGCAGAtatgaaaacgaaaacgaagagcaaagctttaaaaataaaaaagcatttGAGTGATACAGGGGGTGGCCCTCACGGCAGGCTCAGGCTTTCGGAGCTGGAAGAATGGGTGCTTACTGTAATGGGTGTGGCCTGTGTCACTGGGCATGCACATATTGCTGAAAGGGGCcta AGTCAGACTCACTCAATGCAAGGAACTGTTGACAGTGAAGCAAGAAATACAACAAGGCTGCAAGTCCTGACTTTAATGATGATG CACAACTATTTGGAGAATCAGAGGAACCCGAGCCGCAGCCTGGGTCGTCTTCGGCTTCAAATTGTTAGATTTCCAGTGCGACTAGACCCCTACCTCACCCTGACACATGGCGTGCAGTACCGCGAGCTTTAA
- the LOC125228881 gene encoding splicing factor YJU2 isoform X2, which yields MSERKVLNKYYPPDFDPSKIPRMKLAKNRQYTVRLMAPFNMRCATCGEYIYKGKKFNARKEDVENEDYLGIRIYRFYIKCTRCLQEISFKTDPKNTDYEIEAGATRNFMALKLAEEQAKREEEEQKEEEANNPMKLLEYRTEQSRQEIERLEGLEELKELNRRQQAVDYEGMLRQYAPESAEARRQREEKEDDDFIKSIKFGGTSKVVAEEIIEEIADSDEPPAKTSRIEVIPAKPVTKKNETWNRSIGVLSKKPALANLVKSKKDVVPKTSSEGNKDNNDSNQTASKVSDAAVTSKASENITPPSGLTLLANYSGSDSDSHSEDNECPRQDETKSIA from the exons ATGTCTGAGAGAAAAGTATTAAAC AAATACTATCCCCCGGATTTCGATCCGTCGAAGATTCCTCGTATGAAACTGGCGAAGAACCGTCAGTACACTGTGCGTTTGATGGCCCCCTTCAATATGCGATGTGCTACTTGCGGAGAGTATATCTACAAGGGTAAAAAGTTCAACGCTCGGAAAGAGGACGTTGAAAATGAAGACTATTTGGGAATTAGAATATATAGGTTTTATATCAAA TGTACAAGATGCCTACAAGAGATATCCTTCAAGACGGACCCAAAGAACACTGACTATGAGATAGAGGCCGGAGCTACGCGGAACTTCATGGCGCTGAAACTTGCTGAAGAGCAGGCGAAGCGGGAAGAAGAAGAGCAAAAGGAAGAAGAGGCCAATAACCCTATGaaattattag AATACAGAACAGAGCAGTCACGGCAAGAGATTGAGCGTCTAGAGGGTCTAGAGGAACTCAAGGAGCTGAACCGGCGGCAGCAGGCCGTGGACTACGAGGGCATGCTGCGTCAGTACGCGCCCGAGAGTGCAGAGGCGCGAAGACAGAGAGAGGAGAAAGAAGATGATGACTTCATCAA GTCCATCAAATTTGGCGGAACATCGAAAGTAGTGGCTGAAGAAATAATCGAAGAAATAGCGGACTCAGACGAACCTCCGGCTAAAACATCTCGAATAGAGGTCATCCCAGCCAAGCCAGTGACCAAGAAAAATGAAACTTGGAACCGTAGTATCGGAGTGTTGAGTAAAAAACCCGCACTGGCGAATCTTGTAAAGAGTAAAAAAGATGTGGTGCCAAAGACAAGTTCAGAAGGAAATAAAGACAATAATGACAGTAATCAGACTGCTTCTAAAGTAAGTGACGCCGCTGTGACTTCTAAGGCTAGTGAGAATATAACCCCACCATCAGGGCTGACTCTTCTGGCAAACTACTCGGGCAGTGACAGTGATTCGCA
- the LOC125228881 gene encoding splicing factor YJU2 isoform X1: MSERKVLNKYYPPDFDPSKIPRMKLAKNRQYTVRLMAPFNMRCATCGEYIYKGKKFNARKEDVENEDYLGIRIYRFYIKCTRCLQEISFKTDPKNTDYEIEAGATRNFMALKLAEEQAKREEEEQKEEEANNPMKLLEYRTEQSRQEIERLEGLEELKELNRRQQAVDYEGMLRQYAPESAEARRQREEKEDDDFIKSIKFGGTSKVVAEEIIEEIADSDEPPAKTSRIEVIPAKPVTKKNETWNRSIGVLSKKPALANLVKSKKDVVPKTSSEGNKDNNDSNQTASKVSDAAVTSKASENITPPSGLTLLANYSGSDSDSQCNVILLLLKRRSEDNECPRQDETKSIA, from the exons ATGTCTGAGAGAAAAGTATTAAAC AAATACTATCCCCCGGATTTCGATCCGTCGAAGATTCCTCGTATGAAACTGGCGAAGAACCGTCAGTACACTGTGCGTTTGATGGCCCCCTTCAATATGCGATGTGCTACTTGCGGAGAGTATATCTACAAGGGTAAAAAGTTCAACGCTCGGAAAGAGGACGTTGAAAATGAAGACTATTTGGGAATTAGAATATATAGGTTTTATATCAAA TGTACAAGATGCCTACAAGAGATATCCTTCAAGACGGACCCAAAGAACACTGACTATGAGATAGAGGCCGGAGCTACGCGGAACTTCATGGCGCTGAAACTTGCTGAAGAGCAGGCGAAGCGGGAAGAAGAAGAGCAAAAGGAAGAAGAGGCCAATAACCCTATGaaattattag AATACAGAACAGAGCAGTCACGGCAAGAGATTGAGCGTCTAGAGGGTCTAGAGGAACTCAAGGAGCTGAACCGGCGGCAGCAGGCCGTGGACTACGAGGGCATGCTGCGTCAGTACGCGCCCGAGAGTGCAGAGGCGCGAAGACAGAGAGAGGAGAAAGAAGATGATGACTTCATCAA GTCCATCAAATTTGGCGGAACATCGAAAGTAGTGGCTGAAGAAATAATCGAAGAAATAGCGGACTCAGACGAACCTCCGGCTAAAACATCTCGAATAGAGGTCATCCCAGCCAAGCCAGTGACCAAGAAAAATGAAACTTGGAACCGTAGTATCGGAGTGTTGAGTAAAAAACCCGCACTGGCGAATCTTGTAAAGAGTAAAAAAGATGTGGTGCCAAAGACAAGTTCAGAAGGAAATAAAGACAATAATGACAGTAATCAGACTGCTTCTAAAGTAAGTGACGCCGCTGTGACTTCTAAGGCTAGTGAGAATATAACCCCACCATCAGGGCTGACTCTTCTGGCAAACTACTCGGGCAGTGACAGTGATTCGCA